One Mauremys reevesii isolate NIE-2019 unplaced genomic scaffold, ASM1616193v1 Contig69, whole genome shotgun sequence genomic region harbors:
- the LOC120394596 gene encoding olfactory receptor 52R1-like: MQDTRFCLRLGHLLPYSMSDSNKTDFTNPSTFILLGIPGLEAAHVWISIPFCAMYIIAILGNFTILFIVKREPSLHGPMYYFLCMLAIGDLVLSTSILPKTLSNFWFNSREIDFSACITQMYFIHCISAIQSGIFVAMALDRYVAICDPLRHSTILTNPMVAKIGLAVVLRGGMLALPYPFLARRWPYCRTNIIPHSYCEHMAVVKLACADIRVSSYYGLSVAFLVMGLDVFFVAVSYIQILMAIFSLPTKDARLKTFGTCSSHLCVILASYIPALFSFLTHRFGHNVPLHFHILIANAYLLVPPMLNPIIYGVRTKQIRDRLLRLFTHKGT, encoded by the coding sequence ATGCAGGACACACGGTTCTGTCTCAGacttggacaccttctcccctactccatgtcagattccaacaaaactgacttcaccaacccctccaccttcatcctgctgggcattcctggcctggaagccgcccatgtctggatctccatccccttctgtgccaTGTACATCATAGCCATcctggggaacttcaccatcctgttcattgtgaagagggagccgagcctccatgggcccatgtactatttcctctgcatgctggccatcggcgacctggtcctgtccacgtCCATCCTGCCCAAAACGCTGAGCaacttctggttcaattccagggagatcgatttcagtgcctgcatcacccagatgtacttcattcactgcatCTCTGCGATACAGTCTGGGATAttcgtggccatggctttggatcgctatgtggccatctgtgaccccctgagacattccaccatcctgacaaaccccatggtggccaagattggcctggccgtggtgctgcgcgGAGGGATGCTCGCACTGCCCTATCCCTTCCTTGCGAGGCGGTGGCCATATTgtagaaccaacatcatcccccactcgtactgtgagcacatggccgtggtgaaactggcctgcgctgacatccgcgtcagtagttactatggcctcTCTGTGGCATTTTTGGTGATGGGTCTGGATGTGTTTTTTGTCGCCgtgtcctatatccagatccttatggccatcttcagcctccccacaaaggacgcccggctcaagacatttgggacctgcagctcccacctctgtgtcatcttagcCTCTTACATCCCagctcttttctcctttctcacaCACCGttttggccacaatgtgcccctgcatttccacaTTCTCATTGCCAACGCGTACCTGCTTGTGCCCCCCATGCTAAATcccatcatctacggggtgaggaccaaacagatccgggacaggctgctccggctctttactcataaagggacctaa